The DNA window GGATCTGATCCGGATGGAATGCAGAATTATGAGTTTCAAAATGTTCCACAGCTTGCACAATATCAGCCTCTGTTTGTCTGGAAAACAGGACACCTGTAGCCTTGTCAGGGTAACGTTGCAGGTCACGTACTGTTTCTTGGGTACCACCCACTCCGTAGGCAATTACTGGAGTGCCGCAGGCTTGGGCCTCTACCGGAGCGATACCAAAGTCTTCACAGGCAGCATAGACAAACGCTTTAGCGTGGGCCATGTAATGGGCAACAACGCTGTCAGGTTGCCAACCCAAGACTTGGACATTTGGACGGGCGATCGCTTTAATCAGGGACAAATCTGGCCCATTACCGATGACAACCAGTGGTCGTCCCAGTTGGTTAAATGCTCTTACAATCAGAGGAATTTGCTTATAACCCACCAGTCGAGATACGGTGATGTAAAAATCTTGCTTGGTGTGTTGAAGTGAAAATCGGCGGGTGTTGACGGGTGGATAGATGACCTTAGCGGGACGACGATAGCAACGCCAGATGCGCCGAGCTGTATGGGATGAGTTAGCAATGAAGTAGTCAACGCGATTAGCACTAGTGACATCCCACTGGCGTAGACGATGCAAGAAATATCGCGTGACGATGCCAGGAAGTCCGCGCCCTAGACGGCTAGTTGCCAAGTAGTCGAAGGTCAAGTCCCAGGCATAACGCATGGGAGTGTGGCAGTAACAGACATGTAGCTGTTGAGGGCTGGTTAAAACGCCCTTAGCAACAGCATGGGAAGAGGAAAGAATAATGTCGTAGTTGCGGAGGTCAAGCTGTTCGATCGCCAGAGGCAGCAGTGGTAGATATTTCTGTACGCCATTACGGGCTAAGGGAAAGTGTTGCAGAAATGTTGTACCAATCGAACGCCCATAGAGATAGCTATCTACATTGCTCGATTCAAAGTCAATTAGGGCGTATAGATCAGCATTGATTCGGTTCAAAATTGCTGCCACTACTAGCTCTGAACCGCCAGTAGCCTTTGGAGTCAACCATTCATGAACCAGTGCATATCTTGGCGAC is part of the Cyanobacteriota bacterium genome and encodes:
- a CDS encoding glycosyltransferase; the encoded protein is MSPRYALVHEWLTPKATGGSELVVAAILNRINADLYALIDFESSNVDSYLYGRSIGTTFLQHFPLARNGVQKYLPLLPLAIEQLDLRNYDIILSSSHAVAKGVLTSPQQLHVCYCHTPMRYAWDLTFDYLATSRLGRGLPGIVTRYFLHRLRQWDVTSANRVDYFIANSSHTARRIWRCYRRPAKVIYPPVNTRRFSLQHTKQDFYITVSRLVGYKQIPLIVRAFNQLGRPLVVIGNGPDLSLIKAIARPNVQVLGWQPDSVVAHYMAHAKAFVYAACEDFGIAPVEAQACGTPVIAYGVGGTQETVRDLQRYPDKATGVLFSRQTEADIVQAVEHFETHNSAFHPDQI